One window of Corynebacterium accolens genomic DNA carries:
- the murA gene encoding UDP-N-acetylglucosamine 1-carboxyvinyltransferase has protein sequence MKDQFIVSGGARLAGTVKVDGAKNSVLKLMAAALLAEGTTTLTNCPEILDVPLMKKVLEGLGCEVTIDGSTVRITTPAKPQSNADFDAVRQFRASVCVLGPLTSRCGHAKVALPGGDAIGSRPLDMHQTGLEKLGATTRIEHGAVVAEASELRGSTIRLDFPSVGATENILTAAVLAEGTTVLHNAAREPEIVDLCEMLKSMGANIEGEGTSEVTIHGVERLNPTEHEVIGDRIVAGTWAYAAAMTQGDITVGGIAPRHLHLPLEKLKSAGADIETYENGFRVRMEKRPTAVDYQTLPFPGFPTDLQPMAIGISAIAEGTTVITENVFESRFRFVDEMLRLGADAQVDGHHVVVRGKEHLSSTHVWSSDIRAGAGLVLSALCADEATTVHDVFHIDRGYPHFVENLSRLGATIERTQEEELF, from the coding sequence GTGAAAGATCAGTTTATTGTTTCCGGCGGTGCCCGCCTTGCAGGTACCGTCAAAGTAGATGGCGCCAAAAACAGCGTCCTTAAGCTCATGGCCGCCGCATTGTTGGCGGAGGGGACGACGACGCTGACCAATTGCCCAGAGATTCTGGACGTACCTTTGATGAAGAAGGTGCTCGAAGGTTTGGGCTGCGAGGTGACAATCGATGGCAGCACCGTTCGCATCACCACCCCCGCGAAGCCGCAATCGAACGCGGACTTTGATGCGGTTCGCCAATTCAGGGCATCGGTATGCGTCCTAGGCCCACTGACCTCGCGCTGCGGGCATGCCAAGGTAGCGCTGCCCGGCGGTGACGCCATTGGCTCCCGCCCGCTCGATATGCACCAGACCGGCTTGGAAAAGCTCGGCGCTACCACGCGCATTGAACACGGCGCCGTGGTGGCTGAGGCCTCCGAGCTTCGCGGCTCCACCATCCGCTTGGACTTTCCTTCCGTTGGTGCGACGGAAAACATTTTGACCGCCGCCGTCTTGGCCGAAGGCACCACCGTCCTCCACAATGCCGCCCGCGAGCCGGAGATCGTGGACCTGTGCGAGATGTTGAAATCCATGGGTGCCAATATCGAGGGCGAGGGCACCTCTGAGGTCACCATCCACGGAGTCGAGCGGCTCAATCCCACGGAGCACGAGGTCATCGGTGACCGCATCGTGGCCGGCACTTGGGCTTATGCCGCCGCCATGACGCAAGGCGATATCACCGTCGGCGGCATTGCCCCGCGCCACCTGCACCTTCCGCTGGAAAAGCTGAAGTCCGCCGGTGCGGATATTGAAACCTATGAAAACGGCTTCCGCGTGCGCATGGAAAAGCGCCCCACCGCGGTGGATTACCAGACGTTGCCTTTCCCAGGCTTTCCGACGGACCTCCAACCCATGGCCATCGGCATTTCCGCCATCGCCGAAGGAACCACCGTGATCACGGAGAACGTCTTTGAATCCCGGTTCCGCTTCGTTGACGAGATGCTGCGCCTGGGTGCCGATGCCCAAGTAGATGGCCACCACGTGGTGGTGCGCGGTAAGGAACATCTTTCTTCTACGCACGTGTGGAGCTCCGATATTCGCGCCGGAGCCGGCCTGGTCCTCTCCGCGCTGTGCGCAGACGAAGCCACGACCGTTCACGATGTCTTCCATATTGACCGCGGCTATCCCCACTTTGTGGAGAACCTTTCGCGGCTTGGAGCCACCATCGAAAGGACGCAGGAAGAAGAACTCTTCTAA
- the ramA gene encoding acetate metabolism transcriptional regulator RamA, whose product MESHRLKDDEESVRAALSSLKTATGIPVTMYATLLADNRLQITQWVGLRTPALQNLLIDAGVGVGGRVITTRRAVGVSDYTRATTISHENDSVIQDEGLHSIVAVPVTVQREIRGVLYVGVHSPVRLGDKVIEEVTMTARTLEQDLAVNSAMRRADGGKGGASRGHAMNGAEWEQVRSTHSKLRMLANRVEDEELRKELEALCDQMVSPVRVKQSTKLSARELDVLSCVALGHTNVEAAEEMGIGAETVKSYLRSVMRKLGAHTRYEAVNAARRIGALP is encoded by the coding sequence ATGGAGTCGCATCGCCTCAAAGATGATGAAGAATCCGTACGCGCGGCACTGTCGTCCCTCAAAACCGCCACCGGAATCCCGGTGACGATGTACGCGACATTATTGGCGGATAACCGCCTGCAAATTACCCAGTGGGTGGGCCTGCGTACGCCGGCGCTGCAGAATCTGCTTATCGATGCCGGCGTGGGCGTCGGCGGGCGCGTGATTACCACCCGCCGCGCGGTGGGCGTATCGGACTACACGCGGGCTACCACCATTTCCCACGAGAACGACAGCGTCATTCAAGACGAAGGCCTGCACTCGATCGTGGCCGTGCCCGTTACTGTGCAGCGTGAAATCCGCGGAGTGCTCTACGTTGGCGTGCACTCCCCGGTGCGCTTGGGAGATAAGGTCATCGAGGAAGTAACGATGACGGCCCGGACCCTGGAGCAAGACCTTGCGGTCAATTCCGCGATGCGCCGCGCCGATGGCGGAAAGGGAGGCGCTTCCCGCGGTCACGCCATGAACGGTGCGGAATGGGAACAGGTTCGTTCCACCCACTCCAAGCTGCGCATGCTAGCCAACCGCGTCGAGGACGAGGAATTGCGCAAGGAACTTGAGGCACTCTGCGATCAGATGGTTTCTCCGGTGCGCGTGAAGCAATCAACCAAGCTGTCCGCCCGCGAGCTCGATGTCCTTTCCTGCGTGGCGCTCGGCCACACCAATGTCGAAGCGGCAGAAGAAATGGGCATTGGCGCCGAAACCGTGAAATCCTACCTGCGCTCCGTGATGCGCAAGTTGGGGGCGCATACTCGCTACGAAGCCGTCAATGCAGCCCGCCGGATCGGCGCGTTGCCCTGA
- the cysK gene encoding cysteine synthase A, producing the protein MAIYNNVLETIGGTPLIRINRLAEGKGATVLAKVESFNPGNSVKDRIGLAIIKAAEESGDLKPGGTIVEATSGNTGIALALAGATLGYDVVLTMPETMSNERKVLLRAYGAEIILTPGAAGMQGAVDKANEIVAERGNAILASQFANEANPKIHESTTGPEIWEDAEGNVDAFVAGVGTGGTITGAGRYLKSKNPDVYLAAVEPADSPVLSEGQAGPHKIQGLGANFVPDVLNREQLDEVLTASLEESIKLSRALATEEGLLVGISAGANLSAALKLAERPEFEGKTIVVVLPDFGERYVSTVLFEDIREA; encoded by the coding sequence ATGGCTATTTATAACAATGTCCTGGAGACCATCGGCGGTACCCCGCTCATCCGCATCAACCGCCTAGCAGAGGGCAAGGGCGCCACCGTGCTGGCCAAGGTAGAGTCCTTTAACCCTGGTAACTCCGTGAAGGACCGCATCGGTCTGGCCATCATCAAGGCCGCCGAGGAGTCCGGCGACCTGAAGCCGGGCGGCACCATCGTTGAGGCTACCTCCGGTAACACCGGCATTGCCCTGGCACTGGCTGGTGCGACCTTGGGCTATGACGTGGTCCTCACCATGCCAGAGACCATGTCCAACGAGCGCAAGGTGCTGCTGCGCGCATACGGTGCAGAAATCATCCTGACCCCGGGCGCTGCCGGCATGCAGGGTGCGGTTGACAAGGCCAACGAGATCGTCGCCGAGCGCGGCAACGCCATCCTGGCTTCCCAGTTCGCTAACGAGGCCAACCCCAAGATCCACGAGTCCACCACCGGCCCGGAGATCTGGGAAGACGCCGAGGGCAATGTCGATGCCTTCGTCGCTGGCGTCGGCACCGGCGGCACCATCACCGGTGCAGGCCGCTACCTGAAGTCCAAGAACCCAGACGTCTACCTCGCCGCCGTTGAACCGGCTGACTCCCCTGTCCTGTCTGAAGGCCAGGCAGGCCCGCACAAGATCCAGGGCCTGGGTGCCAACTTCGTGCCGGACGTGCTCAACCGCGAGCAGCTGGATGAGGTACTGACCGCCTCCCTCGAGGAGTCCATCAAGCTCTCCCGCGCCCTAGCTACCGAAGAGGGCTTGCTGGTTGGTATTTCCGCCGGCGCAAACCTCTCCGCCGCACTGAAGCTGGCTGAGCGCCCCGAGTTCGAGGGCAAGACCATCGTCGTTGTCCTGCCAGACTTTGGTGAGCGCTACGTTTCCACCGTTCTTTTTGAGGACATTCGCGAGGCATAA
- the epsC gene encoding serine O-acetyltransferase EpsC translates to MSIIKYIREDLANARDHDPAARGDVENAIVYSGLHAIWSHRVSHWLWKRGLRGPARILAQINRFFTGIEIHPGATIGRRFFIDHGMGIVIGETAEIGDGVMLYHGVTLGGQVLTQTKRHPTVEDNVTIGAGAKVLGPITIGAGSAIGANAVVTKDVPADHIAVGIPAQNRPSNRHERVKLVDPDYYI, encoded by the coding sequence ATGAGCATTATTAAATATATCCGCGAAGATTTAGCCAATGCCCGCGACCATGACCCAGCTGCCCGCGGCGACGTTGAGAACGCGATCGTCTATTCCGGCCTGCACGCCATCTGGTCTCACCGCGTCTCCCACTGGCTATGGAAGCGCGGCCTGCGGGGCCCTGCGCGCATCCTGGCCCAAATTAACCGCTTCTTTACCGGCATCGAGATCCACCCTGGTGCAACCATCGGTCGCCGCTTCTTTATCGACCACGGGATGGGCATTGTCATCGGCGAAACCGCGGAAATTGGCGATGGCGTCATGCTCTACCACGGCGTGACGCTCGGCGGTCAGGTGCTCACCCAGACCAAGCGCCACCCCACGGTGGAAGATAACGTCACCATCGGCGCAGGCGCCAAGGTCTTAGGCCCCATCACCATCGGGGCTGGTTCCGCCATCGGCGCCAATGCCGTGGTGACGAAGGACGTCCCGGCCGATCACATCGCCGTGGGTATCCCCGCCCAAAACCGGCCTTCAAATAGGCATGAGCGGGTCAAACTCGTGGATCCGGACTACTACATCTAA
- a CDS encoding GNAT family N-acetyltransferase, which produces MEKAISHQSDLSRFVLTVDGVEAGICEYVDSGDTREFNHTVIGDDFRGQGLSSPLIKAALDETREAGMKVIATCSAVAHFMDKNSEYQDLLRG; this is translated from the coding sequence ATGGAAAAAGCAATTTCTCATCAGTCCGATTTGTCCCGTTTCGTGCTCACCGTTGATGGTGTGGAGGCAGGAATCTGCGAGTACGTAGATTCCGGTGATACCCGCGAATTTAATCACACGGTCATCGGGGATGACTTCCGCGGCCAGGGCTTATCCTCCCCGCTGATTAAGGCGGCCCTCGATGAAACCCGGGAGGCCGGCATGAAGGTCATCGCCACCTGTTCCGCAGTGGCGCACTTTATGGACAAGAACTCCGAATACCAGGATCTGCTGCGCGGTTAA
- a CDS encoding metal-sensitive transcriptional regulator, with product MSEQQKTCSCHEPDVHGYNADSKSKARYLARLKRIEGQARGIHRMVDEDQYCIDIITQISAVTSALENVSLALLEDHIEHCVAGAAAEDGEVAKEKLAEAMHAIKKLVKN from the coding sequence ATGTCTGAGCAGCAGAAAACCTGTTCCTGCCACGAGCCGGATGTACACGGATACAACGCCGATAGTAAGAGCAAAGCGCGTTATCTGGCGCGCCTAAAGCGCATCGAAGGCCAGGCGCGCGGGATTCACCGCATGGTCGATGAGGACCAGTACTGCATCGATATCATCACCCAAATCTCCGCGGTGACCTCCGCACTAGAGAACGTCTCTCTGGCGCTCTTAGAGGACCATATAGAGCACTGCGTGGCCGGTGCGGCGGCCGAGGACGGCGAGGTGGCTAAGGAGAAGCTAGCGGAGGCTATGCACGCCATTAAGAAGCTCGTAAAAAACTAG
- a CDS encoding acetyl-CoA hydrolase/transferase family protein, with translation MSDRIAYAPFEKLVVSAEEAAKHVNNGDRVGISGFTGAGYPKGLPTAIADKAKALHDKGEEFKIDLFSGASTAPDCDGVLAEAEAINFRSPYNSDPLLRKQFNDGTALYQDIHLSHLGQQVEEGFYGDFQVAIIEAVRITEEGNIVPSSAVGNNLEFVEAADKIIIEINEWQSENLEGMHDIYRIDKLPNRQPIPINKPGDRIGTTYMEIPEEKVVAVVKTNSADRNAPFREPDETSEKIAANFIEFLEGEVAAGRLEYDKFIMQSGVGNVPNAVMAGLLDSKFENIQAYTEVIQDGMLDLIDAGKMTVASATSFALSPEYAEKMNAEADRYRNHIILRPQQISNHPEVIRRVGLISSNGMIEGDIYGNINSTNVSGSRIMNGTGGSGDFTRNAYISTFVSPSIAKDGAISALVPFVSHTDHTEHDTMVIITEYGVADLRGLAPKQRVEKIIAVAHPDYRPLLEEYYERAKENKFQHTPHDLKSAFDFQVNFMEKGDMRG, from the coding sequence TTGTCCGATAGAATCGCATACGCCCCGTTTGAGAAGCTCGTAGTTTCTGCAGAAGAGGCTGCGAAGCACGTCAACAATGGTGACCGCGTAGGCATCTCCGGCTTCACCGGCGCCGGTTACCCCAAGGGGCTGCCTACCGCCATTGCAGATAAGGCGAAGGCGCTGCATGACAAGGGCGAAGAGTTCAAGATTGACCTCTTCTCCGGTGCTTCTACCGCCCCGGACTGCGACGGTGTTTTGGCAGAGGCGGAAGCCATTAACTTCCGCTCCCCGTACAACTCTGACCCGCTGCTGCGTAAGCAGTTCAACGATGGCACCGCACTCTACCAGGACATTCACCTGTCCCACCTGGGCCAGCAGGTAGAAGAAGGCTTCTACGGTGACTTCCAGGTAGCCATCATCGAGGCCGTACGCATTACCGAGGAAGGCAATATCGTGCCTTCTTCCGCAGTGGGCAATAACCTCGAGTTCGTCGAGGCTGCAGACAAGATCATCATCGAGATCAACGAGTGGCAGTCCGAGAACCTTGAGGGCATGCACGACATCTACCGCATCGACAAGCTGCCTAACCGCCAGCCCATCCCGATTAACAAGCCGGGCGACCGCATCGGTACCACCTACATGGAGATCCCAGAGGAGAAGGTCGTTGCAGTTGTTAAGACCAACTCGGCCGACCGTAACGCTCCATTCCGCGAGCCGGACGAGACCTCTGAGAAGATCGCCGCTAACTTCATCGAGTTCTTGGAGGGCGAGGTTGCCGCAGGCCGCCTTGAGTACGACAAGTTCATCATGCAGTCCGGCGTGGGTAACGTGCCGAACGCCGTGATGGCAGGCCTTTTGGACTCCAAGTTCGAAAACATCCAGGCATACACCGAGGTCATCCAGGACGGCATGCTCGATCTTATCGATGCCGGCAAGATGACCGTGGCTTCTGCAACCTCCTTCGCACTGTCGCCGGAGTACGCAGAAAAGATGAACGCGGAGGCAGACCGCTACCGCAACCACATCATCCTGCGCCCGCAGCAGATTTCCAACCACCCTGAGGTCATCCGCCGCGTCGGCCTGATTTCTTCCAACGGCATGATCGAGGGAGACATCTACGGCAACATCAACTCCACCAACGTGTCCGGTTCCCGCATCATGAACGGCACCGGTGGCTCTGGTGACTTCACCCGTAACGCGTACATCTCCACCTTCGTGTCCCCGTCCATCGCGAAGGATGGCGCCATCTCCGCCCTGGTTCCGTTTGTATCCCACACGGACCACACCGAGCACGACACCATGGTCATCATCACCGAATACGGTGTGGCTGACCTGCGTGGCCTGGCTCCAAAGCAGCGCGTAGAGAAGATTATCGCCGTGGCTCACCCGGACTACCGTCCGCTGTTGGAGGAGTACTACGAGCGTGCGAAGGAAAACAAGTTCCAGCACACCCCGCACGACTTGAAGTCCGCCTTCGACTTCCAGGTTAACTTCATGGAAAAGGGTGACATGCGCGGTTAA
- the dusB gene encoding tRNA dihydrouridine synthase DusB yields the protein MNLRIGNYDLSSPVILAPMAGVTNVAFRTLCREQELARTGTVSGLYVCEMVTARALVERNEKTMHMTTFAPNEDPRSLQIYTVDPEYTYKAAKIIVDENLADHIDMNFGCPVPKVTRRGGGSALPYKRRLFGNIVSAAVKATEGTNIPVTVKMRVGIDDEHHTHLDAGRIAVDSGAAAVTLHGRTAAQRYSGDARWDEIARLKEHLADTGVPVLGNGDIFRADDARRMMEATGCDGVQVGRGCLGRPWLFAELGAALRGESIPAEPTLGEVTQVILRHAELLAQHEGEDHASRDIRKHIGWYLRGFPVGGQVRAGLAKVDSLESLRELLAPWADSDALAADADGARGRQGSPSKVALPDGWLDDPEDEFVPVGADIYNSGG from the coding sequence GTGAATTTGCGCATTGGAAACTATGACCTCTCCTCCCCCGTCATCCTCGCCCCCATGGCGGGGGTAACCAACGTTGCCTTCCGCACGTTGTGCCGGGAACAGGAGCTGGCCCGCACCGGGACGGTATCGGGCTTGTATGTCTGCGAGATGGTCACCGCGCGCGCCTTGGTGGAGCGCAACGAGAAAACCATGCACATGACCACCTTTGCCCCGAATGAGGATCCGCGGTCCCTGCAGATTTATACGGTGGACCCGGAATACACCTATAAGGCCGCCAAGATCATCGTGGATGAGAACTTGGCTGACCATATCGACATGAATTTCGGTTGCCCCGTCCCCAAGGTGACCAGGCGTGGCGGCGGCTCTGCCCTTCCCTATAAGCGCCGCCTGTTTGGCAATATCGTCTCTGCCGCCGTCAAGGCCACCGAGGGCACGAATATCCCCGTCACGGTGAAGATGCGCGTGGGCATCGATGACGAGCACCACACGCACCTCGATGCCGGGCGCATCGCCGTGGATTCCGGCGCCGCCGCCGTGACCTTGCACGGGCGCACGGCCGCGCAGCGCTACTCCGGCGATGCTCGGTGGGATGAGATCGCCCGGCTCAAGGAGCACCTGGCGGATACTGGCGTTCCGGTGCTGGGCAATGGCGACATTTTCCGCGCCGATGACGCCCGCCGCATGATGGAGGCTACGGGCTGCGATGGCGTGCAGGTCGGCCGCGGTTGCCTGGGCCGGCCGTGGCTCTTCGCGGAGCTGGGCGCTGCCCTACGCGGCGAGTCTATTCCCGCCGAACCAACCTTGGGCGAGGTCACCCAGGTCATTCTCCGCCACGCAGAGCTGCTCGCCCAGCACGAGGGCGAGGATCACGCGTCCAGGGACATCCGCAAGCACATTGGCTGGTACCTGCGCGGCTTCCCCGTCGGCGGGCAGGTCCGCGCTGGCTTGGCCAAGGTGGATTCCCTAGAGAGCCTGCGCGAATTGCTGGCGCCCTGGGCGGATTCTGATGCCTTGGCTGCCGATGCCGATGGTGCGCGGGGACGCCAAGGCTCGCCCTCCAAGGTCGCGCTTCCCGATGGCTGGCTTGATGACCCCGAGGACGAATTCGTTCCGGTTGGCGCCGATATTTATAACTCTGGCGGTTAA
- the phoU gene encoding phosphate signaling complex protein PhoU, producing the protein MRTAYREHLDNFSHDLIVMCDTVRTIMDKASQALLDRALEPAEEALSLTEELDEIRSRCSERAVKLLALENPMAQDLRQVVSSIYIVEDLFRMGQLAQHIADAARRRHPEAVVPAEYLGFMEEMFRLTQEMGSVVHDILVTPDAELSVNLRSDDDAVDDINHHLLRILTQREWEGTVRQAVETAQITRYYERYADHCVSVAGRIIYFATGLLPEEFERKLQEDQKDAEFEARMSELERQFRR; encoded by the coding sequence ATGCGTACTGCCTACCGTGAGCATCTGGACAACTTCTCGCACGACCTCATCGTCATGTGCGATACCGTCCGCACCATCATGGATAAGGCCTCCCAGGCGTTGCTCGATCGCGCCTTGGAACCCGCGGAGGAAGCGCTTAGCCTCACCGAGGAACTCGATGAGATCCGCTCCCGCTGCTCCGAACGCGCGGTAAAGCTTTTAGCGCTAGAAAATCCCATGGCCCAGGATCTGCGCCAGGTGGTATCTTCCATTTACATCGTCGAAGACCTCTTCCGCATGGGACAGCTAGCCCAGCACATTGCCGATGCCGCGCGCCGCCGCCACCCAGAGGCCGTCGTGCCCGCTGAATACCTCGGGTTCATGGAAGAAATGTTCCGCCTGACCCAGGAAATGGGTTCCGTGGTGCACGATATTTTGGTCACCCCTGATGCCGAGCTCTCCGTCAACCTGCGTTCCGATGATGATGCGGTGGACGATATTAACCACCACCTGCTGCGAATCCTCACCCAGCGCGAATGGGAAGGAACGGTGCGACAGGCCGTAGAGACGGCGCAGATTACCCGCTACTACGAGCGCTACGCCGATCACTGCGTCTCCGTGGCTGGGCGCATCATTTACTTTGCCACCGGCCTATTGCCAGAGGAGTTTGAAAGAAAACTCCAAGAGGACCAAAAGGACGCCGAGTTCGAGGCCCGCATGAGCGAATTGGAACGCCAATTCCGCCGCTAG
- the pstB gene encoding phosphate ABC transporter ATP-binding protein PstB: protein MSKLELNDVDIFYGDFHAVQNVNMQIPAQAVTAFIGPSGCGKSTVLRTLNRMHEVIPGASVKGEILLDGTNIYGPKVDPVSVRNTIGMVFQKANPFPTMSIEDNVVAGLKLSGEKNKKKLKEVAEQSLRGANLWDEVKDRLDKPGGGLSGGQQQRLCIARAIAVEPEVLLMDEPCSALDPISTLAVEDLIHELKENFTIVIVTHNMQQAARVSDKTGFFSLEATGKPGHLVEFDETTRIFENPSQKETEDYISGRFG from the coding sequence ATGTCTAAGCTCGAGCTCAATGACGTCGATATTTTCTACGGCGATTTTCACGCCGTACAGAACGTAAATATGCAGATCCCGGCGCAGGCCGTGACCGCCTTCATCGGCCCCTCCGGCTGCGGTAAGTCCACCGTGCTGCGCACCTTGAACCGCATGCACGAGGTCATCCCTGGCGCATCCGTCAAGGGCGAGATCCTGCTCGATGGCACCAATATCTACGGCCCCAAGGTGGACCCTGTATCCGTGCGCAATACCATCGGCATGGTCTTCCAGAAGGCCAACCCATTTCCCACCATGTCCATCGAGGACAACGTGGTTGCCGGCCTGAAGCTATCCGGTGAAAAGAATAAGAAGAAGCTCAAGGAAGTCGCCGAACAGTCCCTGCGCGGCGCCAACCTCTGGGACGAGGTCAAGGACCGCCTGGATAAACCGGGCGGCGGCCTTTCTGGTGGTCAGCAACAGCGCCTGTGCATCGCCCGCGCGATCGCCGTGGAGCCAGAAGTCCTGCTGATGGACGAGCCCTGCTCCGCACTGGACCCAATTTCCACCCTGGCCGTGGAGGATCTTATCCACGAGCTGAAGGAAAACTTCACCATCGTCATCGTGACCCACAACATGCAGCAGGCCGCCCGCGTGTCCGATAAGACCGGTTTCTTCTCCTTGGAAGCTACCGGTAAGCCGGGCCACCTGGTGGAATTCGATGAAACCACCCGCATCTTTGAGAACCCTTCCCAGAAGGAGACCGAGGATTACATCTCCGGTCGCTTCGGCTAA
- the pstA gene encoding phosphate ABC transporter permease PstA: MTTTTNNKPASAGGATFLEISGSRKAANSIATVVVWAAMALAMVPLIWVLWELISRGSGVIFSADWWTLSQRGVMNSAEGGGAAHAIVGTFVQTALASILSIPIGIFTAIYLVEYSKGGWLGRTTTFMVDILSGVPSIVAALFIFAMWITLFGFGRSGFAVALSLVLLMIPIVVRNTEEMLRVVPMDLREASYALGVPKWKTIARIVLPTALSGIVTGIMLAIARVMGESSPVLVLVGSSSVINWDAFKGSQSSLPLMMLDMYKAGAQPAVLDKLWGAALTLVILIAILNIAARVISAKFSVKK; the protein is encoded by the coding sequence ATGACTACTACGACAAATAACAAGCCTGCCTCCGCTGGTGGGGCAACCTTCCTGGAAATCTCCGGTTCCCGCAAGGCGGCCAATAGTATTGCCACCGTGGTTGTATGGGCCGCTATGGCCTTGGCGATGGTCCCTTTGATCTGGGTCCTCTGGGAGCTGATCTCGCGCGGTAGCGGCGTGATTTTCTCCGCTGACTGGTGGACGCTGTCCCAGCGCGGCGTGATGAATAGCGCCGAAGGCGGCGGTGCCGCCCACGCCATCGTCGGTACCTTTGTCCAGACCGCCCTAGCATCCATCCTATCCATCCCGATCGGCATCTTTACTGCCATCTACCTGGTGGAATACTCCAAGGGTGGCTGGCTGGGCCGCACCACGACCTTCATGGTGGACATCCTGTCCGGCGTGCCCTCCATCGTCGCGGCGCTGTTCATCTTCGCCATGTGGATCACACTCTTTGGCTTTGGCCGCTCCGGCTTTGCCGTCGCCCTGTCCCTGGTCCTGTTGATGATTCCCATCGTGGTGCGCAATACCGAAGAGATGCTGCGCGTGGTTCCCATGGACCTGCGCGAGGCTTCCTATGCGCTCGGCGTGCCCAAGTGGAAGACCATCGCACGCATCGTGCTGCCAACCGCCCTGTCCGGTATCGTGACCGGCATCATGCTGGCCATTGCCCGCGTGATGGGTGAATCCTCCCCAGTGCTGGTCTTGGTTGGTTCCTCCTCGGTCATCAACTGGGACGCGTTTAAGGGCTCGCAGTCTTCGTTGCCGCTGATGATGCTTGATATGTACAAGGCCGGCGCGCAGCCTGCCGTGCTGGATAAGCTGTGGGGCGCAGCGCTGACGCTGGTCATCCTCATCGCCATCCTCAATATCGCGGCGCGCGTAATTTCCGCGAAGTTCTCGGTCAAGAAATAG
- the pstC gene encoding phosphate ABC transporter permease subunit PstC, producing MADNNLTKASTSETLPVSGVEQPHTHGDNENDLATSSSGSSVKRPGDRIFEFLSTASATLITVMIAAIAAFLIWRAVPALSVNENGLLGFFTHGERWETTDTSAMKFGIPTMFGTTVLISVFALILAMPVALAIAIFLSNYAPARLVKPLGFLVDMLAAVPSIVYGLWGWQVLGPALSGFYTWLESWAGGFFLFTHYDNSPAFATGRNLFTGGIVLAVMILPIIAATAREVFVQTPPGQIESALALGATRWEVIRMTVLPFGMSGYVAGSMLGLGRALGETMALYMVVSPLVDFRFSLFDGGTTFATAIALAAAEFGNETRAGAYIAAGLMLFLLTFVVNAIARAIVKSK from the coding sequence ATGGCAGACAATAATCTCACCAAGGCATCGACCTCGGAGACCCTTCCCGTCTCTGGCGTTGAACAGCCTCATACCCATGGCGATAACGAGAATGACTTGGCTACCTCCAGCTCCGGTAGCTCCGTCAAGCGCCCCGGTGACCGCATTTTCGAATTCCTCTCCACGGCCTCTGCCACGCTGATTACCGTGATGATCGCGGCGATTGCTGCCTTCCTCATCTGGCGCGCCGTGCCGGCGCTCAGCGTGAACGAGAATGGCCTGCTGGGCTTTTTCACCCACGGTGAGCGGTGGGAGACCACCGATACCTCCGCGATGAAGTTCGGTATCCCGACCATGTTCGGTACCACCGTCCTCATCTCGGTCTTCGCCCTGATCCTGGCCATGCCAGTGGCGCTTGCGATTGCCATCTTCTTGTCCAACTACGCCCCGGCACGCCTGGTTAAGCCGCTGGGTTTCTTGGTGGACATGCTGGCCGCCGTGCCGTCCATCGTTTACGGCCTGTGGGGTTGGCAGGTCCTCGGCCCGGCCCTGTCCGGCTTCTACACCTGGTTGGAATCCTGGGCCGGCGGGTTCTTTCTGTTTACCCATTACGATAATTCGCCCGCCTTTGCTACCGGCCGCAACCTCTTTACCGGTGGCATCGTGCTCGCCGTGATGATCCTGCCAATTATCGCCGCCACCGCCCGCGAGGTCTTCGTGCAAACCCCTCCCGGCCAGATCGAGTCCGCCCTGGCACTGGGCGCTACGCGCTGGGAAGTCATCCGCATGACCGTCCTGCCCTTCGGCATGTCCGGCTACGTCGCCGGCTCCATGCTGGGCTTGGGCCGCGCTTTGGGTGAAACCATGGCGCTGTACATGGTGGTCTCGCCGCTGGTGGACTTCCGCTTCTCGCTTTTCGATGGCGGTACTACCTTCGCCACGGCCATCGCCCTCGCAGCTGCCGAGTTCGGCAACGAGACGCGCGCCGGTGCGTATATCGCTGCCGGTTTGATGCTGTTCTTGCTGACGTTCGTGGTCAACGCCATTGCCCGCGCCATCGTGAAGAGCAAGTAA